In the genome of Massilia sp. PAMC28688, one region contains:
- a CDS encoding DNA polymerase III subunit gamma/tau, producing the protein MSYQVLARKYRPKNFETLVGQEHVVRALTHALHTGRLHHAYLFTGTRGVGKTTLSRILAKSLNCVGPDGTGGITPQPCGVCEACTAIDAGRFVDYIEMDAASNRGVDEMAQLLEQAVYAPSNARFKVYMIDEVHMLTNHAFNSMLKTLEEPPAHVKFILATTDPQKIPVTVLSRCLQFNLKQMPPGHIISHLDNILGQEGISFEQPALRLLAQGAHGSMRDALSLTDQAIAYAAGQVTLDAVQGMLGALDQSYLVRLLDALLNQDGADLMAVADDMASRSLSYNGALQDLGTLLHRIALAQSVPGAVPQDLPELADILRLAQAFDAQEVQLYYQIAVHGRNEMGLAPDEYAGFTMTLLRMLAFRPGNGGAEGGAPGGAGGARAPAAGRPAPVAPTRAASAAVASHATVAPVAPPPAAARPAVPPPAPPPPAPPPQSPAPAAPQANAARAAINAALEAARAASGGRQATPRRATAQSNQADAAAAEAPPAPPAPPAAPSAPSAPSAPSAPPPWEQGAQAQAHAQPAAMAPYAPPADGGADDLQDGPPSWVMEFSDDTAVAQEAPAVVAPPARAPAMPRPDYIITPVPELSWDGNWPALAASLPLRGVSQQLALQTEIVSCTVDGNVTIFRLRVPIDTLRASGNTEKLAAALQERFAGTKVQVEIDIGPVWYTASAEAIAYKAECQRVAEETVMNDPFVKDMMRDLGAFIVPGSVRPAGGAAA; encoded by the coding sequence ATGTCCTATCAAGTCCTCGCCCGCAAGTACCGTCCCAAGAACTTCGAAACGCTCGTTGGCCAGGAGCACGTGGTGCGCGCCCTCACGCACGCGCTGCACACGGGCCGCCTGCACCATGCCTATCTGTTCACCGGCACCCGCGGCGTGGGCAAGACCACGCTCTCGCGCATCCTGGCCAAGTCGCTCAATTGCGTGGGGCCGGACGGCACTGGCGGCATCACGCCCCAGCCCTGCGGCGTATGCGAAGCGTGCACCGCCATCGATGCCGGCCGCTTTGTCGACTATATAGAGATGGACGCCGCGTCCAACCGCGGCGTGGACGAGATGGCGCAGCTGCTTGAACAGGCCGTGTATGCACCGTCCAATGCGCGCTTCAAGGTCTACATGATCGACGAAGTGCACATGCTGACCAATCACGCCTTCAATTCCATGCTCAAGACGCTGGAAGAGCCGCCGGCGCACGTCAAGTTCATCCTGGCCACGACTGATCCGCAGAAGATTCCCGTTACCGTGCTGTCGCGCTGCCTGCAGTTCAACCTCAAGCAGATGCCGCCCGGGCACATCATCAGCCACCTCGACAACATCCTCGGCCAGGAAGGCATCAGTTTCGAACAGCCGGCCCTGCGCCTGCTGGCGCAAGGCGCGCACGGCTCCATGCGCGACGCGCTCTCGCTCACCGACCAGGCCATTGCCTATGCGGCCGGGCAGGTGACGCTGGACGCGGTGCAGGGCATGCTCGGTGCACTCGACCAGTCCTACCTGGTGCGCCTGCTCGACGCCCTGCTCAACCAGGACGGCGCCGACCTGATGGCAGTGGCCGACGACATGGCCAGCCGCAGCCTGTCCTACAACGGCGCGCTGCAGGACCTGGGCACGCTGCTGCACCGGATCGCACTGGCGCAAAGCGTGCCGGGCGCCGTGCCGCAAGACCTGCCGGAACTGGCCGACATCCTGCGCCTGGCGCAAGCTTTCGACGCCCAGGAAGTGCAGCTCTATTACCAGATTGCCGTCCATGGCCGCAACGAGATGGGCCTGGCGCCGGACGAATACGCCGGCTTCACCATGACGCTGCTGCGCATGCTCGCTTTCCGTCCCGGTAACGGCGGCGCCGAGGGCGGGGCGCCGGGCGGCGCCGGTGGCGCGCGTGCGCCTGCCGCCGGGCGTCCGGCACCGGTAGCGCCGACGCGCGCTGCCAGCGCCGCCGTGGCCAGCCACGCCACGGTTGCACCTGTCGCGCCGCCTCCCGCGGCTGCGCGGCCCGCAGTGCCGCCGCCAGCACCGCCGCCGCCAGCACCGCCGCCGCAGTCCCCCGCTCCCGCTGCGCCCCAGGCCAATGCCGCGCGCGCCGCCATCAATGCCGCGCTGGAAGCGGCGCGTGCGGCCAGTGGCGGACGCCAGGCCACACCGCGCCGGGCCACGGCCCAATCCAACCAGGCCGACGCTGCGGCAGCCGAAGCGCCGCCTGCACCCCCGGCACCGCCCGCTGCACCATCGGCACCGTCGGCACCGTCGGCACCATCGGCGCCACCGCCGTGGGAGCAGGGCGCCCAGGCTCAGGCCCACGCGCAGCCAGCTGCGATGGCGCCGTATGCGCCACCCGCAGACGGAGGCGCCGACGACCTGCAGGATGGGCCGCCATCGTGGGTCATGGAATTTTCCGACGACACCGCAGTGGCGCAGGAAGCGCCGGCCGTGGTGGCACCCCCGGCGCGCGCGCCGGCCATGCCCAGGCCCGACTACATCATCACCCCGGTGCCGGAACTGTCGTGGGACGGCAACTGGCCGGCGCTGGCGGCCAGCCTGCCGCTGCGCGGCGTGTCGCAGCAGCTGGCGCTGCAGACGGAAATCGTCAGCTGTACGGTGGACGGCAACGTCACCATTTTCCGCCTGCGCGTGCCCATCGATACCCTGCGCGCCAGCGGCAATACCGAGAAGCTGGCCGCGGCGCTGCAGGAGCGCTTTGCCGGCACCAAGGTCCAGGTCGAGATCGACATCGGCCCCGTGTGGTATACCGCCAGTGCCGAAGCGATTGCCTACAAGGCCGAATGCCAGCGCGTGGCCGAAGAGACAGTCATGAACGATCCCTTCGTCAAGGACATGATGCGCGACCTGGGGGCCTTTATCGTGCCGGGGTCGGTGCGGCCGGCGGGCGGCGCGGCTGCGTAA
- the ubiD gene encoding 4-hydroxy-3-polyprenylbenzoate decarboxylase: MKYSDLRDFMSKMQEMGELKRISLPVSPYLEMTEVCDRVLRAEGPAILFEHPVGHSMPVLGNLFGTPRRVALGMGADSVSELRKIGHVLARLKEPEPPKGFKDLMGLGSLVKAVWDMSPKETRGAPCQDIVWEGADVDLGRLPIQHCWPGDVAPLITWGLVITKGPNKKRQNLGIYRQQVLGPNKVIMRWLAHRGGALDFREHALATKGQPYPIAVALGADPATILGAVTPVPDSLSEYQFAGLLRGSRTVLTKAIGSELRVPASAEIVLEGHIYADPGHPTGYEHALEGPYGDHTGYYNEQDSFPVFTIDRITMRRDPIYHSTYTGKPPDEPAVLGVALNEVFIPLLQKQFTEITDFYLPPEGCSYRMAVVQMKKQYAGHAKRVMFGVWSFLRQFMYTKFIVVVDEDVNIRDWKEVIWAITTRVDPTRDTVLVDNTPIDYLDFASPVSGLGSKMGIDATNKWPGETSREWGTTISMTPEVKARVDTMWRELGL; this comes from the coding sequence ATGAAATATTCCGATCTCCGCGATTTCATGTCAAAGATGCAAGAAATGGGCGAATTGAAGCGCATTTCCTTGCCAGTTTCACCATATTTGGAGATGACGGAGGTCTGCGACCGCGTTTTACGTGCCGAAGGGCCCGCCATCTTGTTTGAACATCCCGTCGGACACAGCATGCCGGTGCTGGGCAATCTGTTCGGCACCCCGCGCCGGGTCGCGCTTGGCATGGGGGCCGACAGTGTGAGCGAACTGCGCAAAATCGGCCACGTGCTGGCCAGGCTCAAGGAGCCGGAACCGCCCAAGGGTTTCAAGGACCTGATGGGCCTGGGTTCGCTGGTCAAGGCCGTGTGGGACATGTCGCCCAAGGAAACGCGCGGCGCGCCGTGCCAGGACATCGTGTGGGAAGGCGCCGACGTGGACCTTGGCCGCCTGCCCATCCAGCATTGCTGGCCCGGCGACGTGGCACCCTTGATTACCTGGGGCCTGGTCATCACCAAGGGGCCCAACAAGAAGCGCCAGAATCTCGGCATCTACCGGCAGCAAGTGCTGGGGCCGAACAAGGTCATCATGCGCTGGCTGGCGCACCGGGGCGGGGCGCTCGATTTCCGCGAGCATGCCCTTGCCACCAAGGGCCAGCCATATCCGATCGCGGTGGCCCTGGGCGCCGACCCCGCCACCATCCTGGGCGCCGTCACGCCGGTGCCGGACAGCCTGTCGGAATACCAGTTTGCCGGCTTGCTGCGCGGCAGCCGTACCGTGCTGACCAAGGCCATCGGCAGCGAGCTGCGTGTGCCGGCCTCGGCCGAGATCGTGCTGGAAGGGCATATCTACGCCGACCCCGGCCATCCGACCGGCTACGAACATGCGCTGGAGGGGCCGTATGGCGACCATACCGGCTACTATAATGAGCAGGACAGCTTCCCCGTCTTTACCATCGACCGCATCACCATGCGGCGCGATCCCATCTATCATTCCACGTATACAGGCAAGCCGCCGGACGAGCCGGCCGTGCTGGGCGTGGCGCTCAATGAAGTGTTCATCCCCCTGTTGCAAAAGCAATTTACAGAGATCACCGACTTCTACCTGCCGCCGGAAGGGTGCAGCTACCGCATGGCCGTGGTGCAGATGAAAAAGCAGTATGCCGGGCACGCCAAGCGCGTCATGTTCGGGGTCTGGAGCTTCCTGCGCCAGTTCATGTATACCAAGTTCATCGTGGTGGTGGATGAAGACGTCAACATCCGTGACTGGAAGGAAGTGATCTGGGCCATCACGACGCGGGTCGACCCCACCCGCGACACCGTGCTGGTGGACAATACGCCGATCGACTACCTGGATTTCGCCTCGCCCGTCAGCGGGCTGGGCAGCAAGATGGGTATTGATGCCACCAACAAGTGGCCGGGGGAAACCAGCCGCGAATGGGGCACGACCATCAGCATGACGCCCGAAGTCAAGGCCAGGGTCGACACCATGTGGCGGGAGCTCGGGCTGTAG
- a CDS encoding transglycosylase SLT domain-containing protein codes for MAARPVTWSAVAKTARGVATTAQHTLTFVGLSALAVIGVLYARPDMAQQLSQVLAPAPAPVMVAQAAAPVDVSGITQAAAPAAASTPAAPALSQDKASASDSRQQRYVTNWLAKRYRVANDATNMLVSTAYVTASETKLDPLLILAVMAIESGLNPFAESPVGAQGLMQVMSKIHHDKFKPLGGTQAALNPVANIRVGAQILKEYVKRGGSVEAGLKKYVGAAAFETDQGYGSKVLAEYRRLKLVASGKHVPTFTRPAPAAPAAAPAAIVADKAAPADAPKAESAPVVPEGEQLALQ; via the coding sequence ATGGCTGCCCGGCCAGTGACGTGGTCTGCCGTCGCGAAAACGGCGCGTGGCGTTGCCACAACCGCGCAGCATACCCTCACGTTCGTGGGCCTGTCTGCCCTGGCGGTCATTGGCGTCCTGTACGCCCGCCCTGACATGGCGCAGCAATTGTCCCAGGTACTGGCCCCGGCCCCGGCTCCCGTGATGGTGGCCCAAGCCGCCGCCCCGGTGGACGTGTCCGGCATTACGCAGGCAGCCGCACCCGCGGCGGCCAGCACGCCAGCCGCTCCCGCACTGTCCCAGGACAAGGCTTCGGCGAGCGACTCCAGGCAGCAGCGCTATGTGACCAACTGGCTGGCCAAGCGTTATCGCGTTGCCAACGATGCCACCAACATGCTGGTGTCGACGGCCTATGTGACGGCCAGCGAAACCAAGCTGGACCCGCTGCTGATCCTGGCCGTGATGGCCATCGAATCGGGCCTGAACCCGTTCGCGGAAAGCCCGGTCGGCGCGCAAGGCTTGATGCAGGTCATGTCGAAGATTCACCATGACAAATTCAAGCCGCTCGGCGGCACGCAGGCAGCATTAAATCCCGTGGCCAACATTCGTGTCGGCGCACAGATTTTGAAAGAGTATGTCAAGCGTGGTGGTTCGGTCGAAGCGGGCCTCAAGAAGTACGTGGGCGCGGCCGCCTTTGAAACCGACCAGGGCTATGGCTCGAAGGTGCTGGCGGAATACCGTCGCCTCAAGCTCGTTGCCAGCGGCAAGCACGTGCCGACCTTTACCCGCCCGGCGCCAGCGGCACCTGCCGCTGCACCGGCCGCGATTGTCGCCGACAAGGCGGCGCCGGCCGATGCACCGAAGGCTGAATCCGCACCGGTGGTGCCGGAAGGCGAACAGCTGGCACTGCAGTAA
- the nusB gene encoding transcription antitermination factor NusB produces MTDKSLHANPSKNRTPRHRAREFALQGLYQWLLNNEDATTVVNNIRAAHGFEKADADHFAALLYGAIKDSVALREAFAPLIDRGIAELSPIEHGVLLIGAYELKNNLEIPYRVVINEAVELTKSFGGIDGHKYVNGVLDKLAPRLRADEVAADTRR; encoded by the coding sequence ATGACAGATAAAAGTTTGCACGCCAACCCCAGCAAGAACCGCACGCCACGCCACCGCGCGCGCGAGTTCGCCTTGCAGGGACTGTACCAATGGCTGCTCAACAACGAAGACGCGACCACGGTCGTCAACAACATCCGCGCCGCCCACGGCTTTGAAAAAGCCGATGCCGACCACTTTGCCGCGCTGCTGTATGGCGCGATCAAGGATTCGGTGGCCCTGCGCGAAGCGTTTGCGCCCCTGATCGACCGCGGGATTGCGGAGCTGTCGCCAATCGAGCATGGCGTGCTCCTGATCGGCGCGTACGAACTGAAGAACAACCTGGAAATTCCTTACCGCGTAGTCATCAACGAAGCGGTGGAGCTCACCAAGTCCTTTGGCGGCATCGACGGTCACAAGTATGTCAACGGGGTGCTGGACAAGCTGGCCCCGCGCCTGCGCGCCGACGAAGTGGCAGCCGACACGCGCCGCTAA
- the ribH gene encoding 6,7-dimethyl-8-ribityllumazine synthase — translation MTVGTYESNLTGAGLRIGIVQARFNADVGHGLLSSCLAELKHLGVADEDVLHVTVPGALEIPLALQKMAETEQFDALIALGAVIRGETYHFELVSNESGAGITRVGLDYGMAIANAVLTTENDEQAEARMAEKGADAARVAVEMANLLIALEELQADEE, via the coding sequence ATGACCGTTGGAACTTATGAGAGCAATCTGACCGGCGCCGGCCTTCGCATCGGCATCGTCCAGGCCCGTTTTAATGCCGACGTCGGCCATGGCCTGCTGTCGTCCTGCCTGGCTGAACTCAAGCACCTGGGCGTGGCGGACGAAGACGTGCTGCACGTGACGGTGCCGGGCGCGCTGGAAATTCCACTGGCCCTGCAAAAGATGGCTGAAACCGAACAGTTCGATGCCCTCATTGCGCTGGGCGCCGTCATTCGTGGCGAAACCTACCACTTCGAGCTCGTCTCCAACGAGTCTGGCGCCGGCATCACGCGCGTGGGCCTGGACTATGGCATGGCCATCGCCAACGCCGTGCTCACCACCGAAAACGATGAGCAGGCCGAAGCGCGCATGGCGGAAAAGGGCGCCGATGCTGCCCGCGTGGCCGTGGAAATGGCCAACCTGCTGATCGCGCTCGAAGAACTGCAAGCCGACGAAGAATAA
- the ribBA gene encoding bifunctional 3,4-dihydroxy-2-butanone-4-phosphate synthase/GTP cyclohydrolase II: MISSTQEIVDELRAGRMVILVDEEDRENEGDLVLAADFVTPEAINFMVKHARGLVCLTLTEERCQLLKLPMMTSSNGTSFGTNFTVSIEAAEGVTTGISAADRARTIQVAVARNATAHDIVQPGHIFPLKAQRGGVLMRAGHTEAGCDLTEMAGLTPASVICEIMKDDGTMARLPDLLEFAKEHNLKIGTIADLIHYRSEHECLVERIAERQMSTIFGDFRLIAFRDKPSGSAHLAMVHGDLAPNLECLVRVHQPVSILDLLENKATTHSWTMASAMEAIKASERGVMVLLNCGETADQLFAQFAALDTPETRPQARAASMDLRTYGIGAQILKDLGVGKMELLGTPRKMPSMTGFDLEVTGYLAKPDA, translated from the coding sequence ATGATCTCGAGTACCCAGGAAATTGTTGACGAACTGCGCGCTGGGCGCATGGTCATTCTGGTCGACGAGGAAGACCGCGAAAATGAAGGCGACCTGGTGCTTGCGGCCGATTTCGTGACCCCGGAAGCCATCAACTTCATGGTCAAGCATGCGCGCGGCCTGGTGTGCCTGACGCTGACCGAAGAGCGCTGCCAGCTGCTCAAGCTGCCAATGATGACCTCCAGTAACGGCACCTCCTTCGGTACCAATTTCACGGTGTCGATCGAAGCGGCCGAAGGCGTCACCACCGGCATTTCCGCGGCCGACCGGGCGCGCACCATCCAGGTGGCCGTGGCCAGGAATGCCACCGCCCACGACATCGTCCAGCCCGGCCACATCTTTCCGCTCAAAGCCCAGCGCGGCGGCGTGCTCATGCGCGCGGGCCACACGGAAGCGGGCTGCGACCTGACCGAAATGGCGGGCCTGACCCCGGCCTCGGTCATCTGCGAAATCATGAAGGATGACGGCACCATGGCGCGCCTGCCGGACCTGCTCGAGTTCGCCAAGGAACACAATCTCAAGATCGGCACCATTGCCGACCTGATCCACTACCGCAGCGAACACGAGTGCCTGGTCGAGCGCATTGCCGAGCGCCAGATGAGCACCATTTTCGGCGACTTCCGCCTGATCGCCTTCCGCGACAAGCCAAGCGGCTCGGCCCACCTGGCCATGGTCCATGGCGACCTGGCCCCCAACCTGGAATGCCTGGTGCGCGTGCATCAGCCGGTGTCGATCCTCGACCTGCTGGAAAACAAGGCCACCACCCACTCCTGGACCATGGCTTCGGCCATGGAAGCAATCAAGGCGTCCGAGCGCGGCGTGATGGTGCTGCTTAACTGCGGCGAAACGGCTGACCAGCTGTTCGCCCAGTTCGCGGCCCTGGATACGCCGGAAACCCGGCCCCAGGCGCGCGCTGCCAGCATGGATTTGCGCACCTATGGCATCGGCGCGCAAATCCTGAAGGACCTGGGCGTGGGCAAAATGGAACTGCTGGGCACCCCGCGCAAGATGCCGTCCATGACCGGTTTCGACCTGGAAGTGACGGGCTACCTGGCCAAGCCGGACGCCTGA
- a CDS encoding bifunctional diguanylate cyclase/phosphodiesterase, which yields MAERQPGVQSIHSGATPLGLDAAAYSPISSALSSTHLDIAALLARHGVDSPDLAQAVLAMLGERMGNLHSIAARMTALEELSLRMMGVRQAGQLSAVFIDAAASIMGASQVALCLLDAASQTPSQVAARGVERALLVPVATDRSRLPGSLLGASHALLMHGLDGDGIAGLPGSHPAVGSFLGLPVLEHDNLHGWLYFARPAGAQAFDGEDERIAATLAVQLAVAYENLTLYQAVQRHAAQLQREARARQQADLALRESEHRLRLSARIFDSTQESIMMTDANGCIIAVNPAFEHVTGYAEQEVLGKNPRLLASGRHDSAFYRSIWHCLDTQGQWRGEIWNRRKNGQIYPERIAIDAVRGDDGQVSAYVSVSSDVSALRAAHHQVDFLSHHDPLTLLPNRSVLAERLRQAIGAVRGGERQVALLLFNLDRLQRINDSLGHETGDAMLKEISRRASSLAGAHDTLAHLGGDEFVLLLTQCQDADAIADAAERLIGEIARPIEAGGHDLIITASIGISIYPRDGSNPSELLKAADVALSHTKETGRNGYRFFKGEMNAHALRWMSLETHLRRAIERGELSLHYQPQVSIADGTICSMEALLRWRSPELGQVAPGDFIALAEDTGMILPIGNWVIRQACLQNKAWQDAGLAPLRVAVNVSAHQFMVGSVPAVVREALRESGLEARYLEVELTESVMMHDSAATAAQLAELTEMGVSVSLDDFGTGYSSLGYLSRFMLDKLKIDQTFVRNITTEPRSAAIAQATIALAHGLSLVVIAEGVETEGQLAFLAAIGCDEVQGYLFSRPVPAEDMARMMSGETQLLRLPAPAG from the coding sequence ATGGCTGAACGGCAGCCGGGTGTGCAGAGCATCCACAGCGGCGCCACGCCCCTCGGCCTGGATGCGGCCGCCTACAGTCCCATCAGTTCCGCCCTCAGCAGTACCCATCTGGACATTGCCGCCCTGCTGGCCCGCCATGGCGTGGACAGCCCCGACCTGGCGCAGGCGGTGTTGGCCATGCTGGGCGAGCGCATGGGCAATCTGCACAGTATCGCCGCGCGCATGACGGCGCTCGAAGAACTGAGCCTGCGCATGATGGGCGTGCGCCAGGCGGGCCAGCTGAGTGCTGTATTTATCGACGCTGCGGCCAGCATCATGGGCGCCAGCCAGGTGGCATTGTGCCTGCTCGATGCCGCCAGCCAGACACCGTCACAGGTGGCCGCGCGCGGCGTGGAACGGGCATTGCTGGTGCCGGTGGCCACAGACCGCAGCAGGCTGCCCGGCTCCCTGCTCGGCGCCAGCCACGCGCTGCTCATGCACGGTCTCGACGGCGACGGCATCGCCGGCCTGCCGGGCAGCCACCCCGCTGTGGGCAGCTTCCTGGGACTGCCGGTCCTGGAGCACGACAACCTGCACGGCTGGCTGTACTTCGCGCGCCCGGCCGGAGCCCAGGCCTTTGATGGCGAAGATGAGCGCATCGCCGCCACCCTGGCGGTGCAGCTGGCGGTGGCCTACGAAAACCTGACGCTGTACCAGGCCGTCCAGCGGCACGCCGCACAGCTGCAGCGCGAGGCGCGCGCGCGCCAGCAGGCCGACCTTGCCCTGCGCGAGAGTGAACACCGGCTGCGCCTGTCGGCACGCATCTTTGACAGCACGCAGGAAAGCATCATGATGACCGATGCGAATGGGTGCATCATCGCCGTCAATCCCGCGTTCGAGCACGTGACGGGCTACGCAGAACAGGAAGTGCTGGGCAAGAATCCGCGCCTGCTGGCTTCCGGGCGCCACGACAGCGCCTTTTACCGGAGCATCTGGCATTGCCTGGACACCCAGGGACAGTGGCGCGGCGAAATCTGGAACCGCCGCAAGAACGGCCAGATCTATCCCGAGCGCATCGCCATCGATGCCGTGCGCGGTGACGATGGGCAGGTCAGCGCCTACGTGTCGGTATCGTCCGATGTCAGCGCCCTGCGCGCGGCGCACCACCAGGTCGACTTCCTGAGCCACCACGATCCCCTGACCCTGCTGCCCAACCGCTCGGTGCTGGCCGAGCGCCTGCGCCAAGCCATCGGCGCGGTGCGCGGCGGCGAGCGCCAGGTCGCCCTGCTGCTGTTTAACCTGGACCGCCTGCAGCGCATCAATGACAGCCTCGGTCACGAGACGGGCGACGCCATGCTCAAGGAGATATCGCGCCGCGCCTCGTCCCTGGCCGGTGCGCACGACACGCTGGCGCACCTGGGTGGGGACGAATTCGTGCTGCTGCTCACCCAGTGCCAGGACGCGGACGCGATTGCCGATGCGGCCGAGCGCCTGATCGGCGAGATTGCGCGCCCGATCGAAGCCGGCGGCCATGACCTGATCATCACCGCCAGCATCGGCATCAGCATCTACCCGCGCGACGGCAGCAATCCCAGCGAATTGCTCAAGGCCGCCGATGTCGCGCTCTCGCATACCAAGGAAACAGGGCGCAACGGCTACCGCTTCTTCAAGGGTGAAATGAACGCGCATGCACTGCGCTGGATGTCGCTGGAGACCCACCTGCGGCGCGCCATCGAGCGCGGCGAGCTGTCGCTGCACTACCAGCCGCAGGTGTCCATTGCCGACGGCACGATCTGCAGCATGGAAGCGCTGCTGCGCTGGCGCAGTCCGGAGTTGGGCCAGGTGGCGCCGGGCGACTTCATCGCGCTGGCCGAGGACACGGGCATGATCCTCCCGATCGGCAACTGGGTGATACGCCAGGCCTGCCTGCAGAACAAGGCGTGGCAGGACGCCGGGCTGGCGCCGCTTCGGGTGGCGGTCAATGTCTCGGCCCACCAGTTCATGGTCGGCTCGGTGCCGGCCGTGGTGCGTGAGGCGCTGCGCGAAAGCGGGCTCGAAGCGCGCTACCTGGAAGTGGAACTGACCGAAAGCGTGATGATGCATGACAGTGCCGCGACCGCGGCGCAGCTGGCGGAACTGACCGAGATGGGCGTCTCGGTTTCGCTCGACGACTTCGGCACCGGCTACTCTTCGCTCGGCTACCTGTCGCGTTTCATGCTCGACAAGCTGAAAATCGACCAGACCTTTGTTCGCAACATCACCACCGAACCGCGCAGCGCCGCCATCGCCCAGGCCACCATCGCGCTGGCGCACGGCCTGTCGCTGGTGGTCATTGCAGAAGGCGTGGAAACCGAGGGACAGCTGGCCTTCCTGGCGGCCATTGGCTGCGACGAGGTGCAGGGCTATCTGTTCAGCAGGCCGGTGCCGGCCGAAGACATGGCGCGCATGATGAGTGGCGAAACACAATTGCTGCGCCTGCCCGCCCCTGCGGGGTAG